The following coding sequences lie in one Silene latifolia isolate original U9 population chromosome 5, ASM4854445v1, whole genome shotgun sequence genomic window:
- the LOC141655298 gene encoding uncharacterized protein LOC141655298: MVNPNSNLVPTATAILETSYPMYLHPAESARPILVDTKLSGIDNYFEWKRQMEIALCTKRKLGMLTGLVKKPTDDPLRKATWITCNSQLIAWILHNVEPPIRKSVMYTPTAKEIWDYLQRQFSISNGARKFRLNKELEDLEQGEKKIGAWLEAHLKEQNERKLFQFLNGLNSSYFTLRSNILMMSPLPSVKEAAAILQQEEAQRKNYKSSVKVEAENAAFYAN, from the exons ATGGTGAATCCAAATAGCAATCTGGTTCCCACTGCCACTGCCATCCTAGAAACTTCATATCCAATGTACTTGCACCCAGCTGAGAGTGCACGCCCTATATTGGTGGACACCAAACTCTCTGGGATCGACAACTACTTTGAGTGGAAACGCCAGATGGAGATAGCCCTCTGTACCAAGAGGAAGCTGGGAATGTTGACAGGCCTGGTGAAGAAACCAACTGATGATCCGTTGAGGAAAGCAACATGGATCACCTGCAACAGCCAGCTCATAGCCTGGATACTTCACAATGTAGAGCCACCAATCAGGAAATCTGTGATGTACACTCCCACAGCAAAAGAAATTTGGGACTACTTGCAGAGACAATTCTCTATAAGCAATGGTGCACGAAAGTTCAGGCTCAATAAAGAGCTAGAGGACTTGGAGCAAGGGGAAAAGA AAATTGGTGCTTGGTTGGAGGCTCACCTCAAGGAACAGAATGAAAGGAAGCTCTTCCAATTTCTCAATGGACTCAACTCATCCTACTTCACCTTAAGGAGCAATATCCTCATGATGTCCCCTCTACCAAGTGTAAAAGAAGCTGCTGCCATCCTTCAACAAGAGGAAGCTCAGAGAAAGAACTACAAGAGCAGTGTGAAGGTGGAAGCTGAAAATGCTGCGTTCTATGCCAACTAG
- the LOC141655300 gene encoding uncharacterized protein LOC141655300 — protein MELEFIALELAGREAEWLRSLVADIPLWPKPVPSVPLHFDSQSAIHVAKNKAYNGKSRHIRLRHNIVCTLIKFGVISLDYVRSESCSATMSRAQPLRILLPFPNKLDLFNHYHSISPYIKAALYSSVTLSGTRFFTDLAEKAPEVVKEESRAQTPHDVLKKWGCDDTHNSKIFKRIPSIHNGDASNLESKLNLQRNLGVTSSGLVKIVYNRPRIMHSRSNENFDERLDQPKYLFGSEQLLVNAIVRNPSLLVYKFHEEIEPVFALYEEIGVSRSDLIYMLQLWPTLITRTKTCEEKLEYIRRTGVTKESKMLKYVVTIIGTSRIATINEKIANLEKFGIHEDQVLLSFGCQPLLMTLYVDKIQRNTAFVMDTMKLPASTVLVYPFLLTCNLENSLGPWVLLAGKIHDMGLEPQIRGPVMFRALRMKEKMFSKVFVNCHEKDVRLQLLAYYKACQDIMQLERQLINHTYFGLFIAAGATYGVVFKSDMAYPMEIINLLCTVLCCPVPDVEALVLEGAGTTK, from the exons ATGGAATTGGAATTTATAGCTCTCGAATTGGCTGGTCGAGAAGCAGAATGGTTGAGAAGTTTGGTAGCGGACATTCCTCTTTGGCCAAAGCCCGTGCCATCCGTGCCGCTACATTTTGACTCGCAATCTGCCATTCATGTAGCCAAGAATAAGGCTTATAATGGCAAGAGTAGGCATATACGCCTAAGGCATAATATTGTTTGTACCTTGATCAAGTTTGGTGTTATATCTTTAGATTATGTGAGGTCGGAAA GCTGCAGTGCTACGATGAGTAGAGCTCAACCATTGAGGATTTTACTTCCATTTCCGAATAAACTTGACTTGTTCAATCATTATCATAGCATCAGTCCTTATATCAAAGCAGCATTATACTCGTCTGTTACTTTGAGTGGTACCAGGTTCTTTACAGATTTAGCTGAGAAGGCACCGGAAGTTGTAAAAGAGGAATCACGGGCTCAAACACCTCATGACGTTTTGAAGAAATGGGGTTGTGACGATACTCATAACTCGAAAATTTTCAAACGCATTCCATCGATACACAATGGTGATGCATCAAACCTTGAATCTAAACTTAATTTGCAACGTAACTTGGGTGTAACATCTTCTGGCCTTGTCAAGATAGTCTATAATCGTCCGCGCATCATGCATTCTCGTAGTAATGAAAATTTTGATGAGCGGCTTGATCAGCCAAAGTATTTGTTTGGGTCAGAGCAGCTTCTTGTTAACGCTATTGTTAGAAACCCATCTCTTCTGGTTTATAAGTTTCACGAGGAAATTGAGCCTGTTTTTGCGTTATACGAGGAGATTGGTGTGAGCAGAAGTGATTTGATATACATGCTCCAACTTTGGCCAACCTTAATTACGCGGACTAAGACGTGCGAAGAGAAATTAGAGTATATACGTAGGACCGGGGTCACCAAGGAATCGAAAATGTTGAAGTATGTGGTTACAATAATAGGTACCTCACGTATTGCTACTATCAATGAAAAGATCGCAAATCTTGAAAAGTTTGGTATTCATGAGGATCAAGTGTTGTTATCTTTTGGCTGTCAACCCTTGTTAATGACTCTTTATGTGGATAAGATCCAAAGGAATACGGCTTTTGTGATGGATACAATGAAGCTACCAGCAAGCACGGTTCTTGTTTATCCATTTTTGCTGACTTGTAATTTGGAAAATTCGTTAGGGCCTTGGGTGCTTTTGGCCGGCAAGATACACGATATGGGCCTTGAACCACAGATAAGGGGACCCGTGATGTTTAGGGCATTGAGGATGAAAGAGAAGATGTTTTCGAAGGTTTTCGTTAATTGTCATGAGAAGGATGTAAGACTTCAACTACTTGCATATTACAAAGCCTGTCAAGACATTATGCAATTGGAA CGACAACTTATTAATCACACCTATTTTGGATTATTTATTGCTGCTGGAGCTACGTACGGAGTAGTATTTAAGTCGGACATGGCTTATCCAATGGAAATTATCAATTTACTTTGTACTGTTCTTTGTTGTCCA GTCCCAGATGTTGAAGCCCTAGTTCTTGAAGGAGCTGGAACAACCAAGTGA